The Haloarchaeobius sp. HME9146 DNA segment GCCCCTCGACGGGGCCGTCCGGTGTGGAAAGTCGTGCGATTCGCATACTTGGAGTATCGAACCGACGTGATTAGTAATCGTTGGACCGAAATCGCTCCGGAATCGCGCAGCCCAGTCCAGTTCAGTCCCAGAGGTCGTACATGTCGTCACGGACGCCGCCGGTGAAGCGCTCGCCGTCGGCGTAGACGCCGATCTCGTCCTCGGCTGCCGGTTCGTCGACCGTGGCGACGATGCTCGCCTCGATTCCTTCCGCCCGCAGCGCCGAGAGCGTTTGCTCGGCCTTCGCTTCGGGGACGCTCGCGAGCATCCCACCCGAGCCGAGCACCCGGAGCGGGTCGACAGCCATCGCATCACACAGCGTCTGCGTCTCCGGCCGGACCGGGACGTCCCCTCGCGACACGTCGAGCCGGACCGCCGACGCGCAGGCGAGTTCGACCAGTCCGTTCAGCACACCGCCTTCGGTCGGGTCGTGCATCGCCGTCGCGACCGACCCGAGGACCGCGGCTTCGGGGAGGACGCTGATGTCGTCGAAGAACCCTGTCGCGCGGTCGATGGTTTCGGATTCGACGCCGCGCTCGGTGAGGTCGGCGCGGAAGTCCGTCGCGAGGACGGCAGTCGCTTCGATACCGGCACCCTTGGTGAGTATCACGACGTCCCCTGGCTCCGCCCCGGAGGTCGGGACGTACCGGTCGGTCGGGCCCATGCAGGTCAACGAGAGCAACGGGCGGGCGAGCCCGGCAACCGTCTCCGTGTGTCCACCGACGATGGAGATTCCCAGCCGGCTGGCCTCGTCGTCGAGTTGGGCGGTGATGTCGTCGATGAGGTCGACGTCCGGGTCCGGGAGGAGGATGGTGCTCACGAGCCATTCCGGAACGCCACCGCAGGCGGCGACGTCGTTACTCGCGATGGCGACACCGAGCGTCCCGATGCGTTCCGCCGCGAGCGAGATGGGGTCGGTGCTGACGACCATGGTTCCCTCGTCGGTGGCGATGGCCGCTGCGTCCTCCCCGTAGCCGGGGCCGACGAGCAGGTCCTCGTTGGCCGCGCCCGTCCGCGAGAAGATGTAGCGGTCGAGGTCCGCAGGCGAGAGTTTGCTCATGTCCTCCTCTGTGTGTGGTGTGCTTTTGTGCCTTCCGTCGAGCGCTGGGTTGAAGCGACCGTACCGACAACGGCTCTCTATGCAGATGACACCCGGTCCGACGGCCGTTCCCCCGCGGGTTCGAGACCGCATGAGCGACCCGATGCCGAACCCCGACGTGGAGCAGGCCTTCTTCGACATGTACGACGACGTCTGCGAGAACCTCCAGACCGTCTACGGAACCGACGACGACGACGTGATCGTCATGGGTGGCGAGGGTATCCTCGGACTCGAAGCGGCCATCGCCTCGACGGTCGCCCTGGGCGACGAGGTGCTGTGCATCTCGAACGGGCTCTACGGCGACGGCTTCGCCGACTTCGTCGAGAACTACGGCGGGGACCCCACGCTCGTCGGGGCCGACTACACCGACCCCCTGGACGTCGAAGCCGTCGAGGCGGCCCTCGACGACGGTGATTACAAGGTCGCGACCATGGTCCACTGTGAGACCCCGACGGGCACGCTAAACGACATCGAGCCCGTCCTCGAACTGTGCCACGAACACGACGTGCTGACCGTGGTCGACGCCGTCTCCTCGCTCGGTGGGACGCCCGTCCCGAGCGAGCACATCGACATCAATCTCGGCGCGTCCCAGAAAGCGTTCAGTTCGCCACCGGGACTGACGACGGTCGCCGTCAGCGACCGCGCCTGGGCGGTCACAGAGGAGCGCGACCCGAACTCGCTCTACACCAACCTGCTCCCGTGGCGCGACACCAGCGACATGTTCCCCTACACCCACCTCGTCGCCAACGTCGCCGCGCTCGACGAATCGCTGTCGATGCTGCTGGACGAAGGTATCGATTCGGTGTACGAGCGCCACGAGACCGCGGCTGCCCGCTGCCGCGAACGCGGGGCAGAGCTCGGGCTCGACCTGTACCCCGATGCCGAGCGCAGCGCACCGACGGTGACGGCGTTCCACCTCCCCGGAGAGGCAGCGACCGTCCAGCACGAACTCGAGGAGGAGCACGACATCGTCCTCTCGACCGGACTCGGTGACCTTGCGGACGACATCCTCCGCGTCGGGCACATGGGCTACAACGCGAAGGTCGAGAAGGTCGAGCAGGTGATGGACGCGCTGGAGCAGGTTCTGACGGAGTAGGTAGCTTTTTACTCGGCTCCTTGTGAGTTAGCCCGTGTACGATTTGTCGGGCAGGCTGGTTCGCGAAGCGTTCTCGACGCTGTCGCTCGCCCCCGAGCTATTGCTGCAGGCAGACGGTGGCGTCCAGCTTCTGGAGCAGGTGCAGTCGCTGTTCTCGGCGATGGGTCCGGCGTTGCTCATGCCGGTCATCGTGTTCCTCCTCGGCGTCGTCGTGGGCTTGCCAGTTCTCAGCGCGGTTCGCTCCGGCCTGCTCGTCGGCGTCGCCTTCGTCGGTATCTTCGCGCTCCTGGACTTCGTCCTGGGACCGATTGCACAGACGGTCCAGGCACTCGCGACGGTCTGGAATCTGAACCTCGTCGGACTCGACATCGGCTGGGCACCGGTCTCCGGCTTCGCCTGGGCGATGGGCGTGACCGCGCTCATCATCCCGCTCGGGCTCGGCGTGAACCTCATCATGCTCGCGCTCGGCTGGACTCGAACCCTCGATGCGGACATCTGGAACTACTGGCAGTGGGCGCTCAACGCGGCCATCGTCTACGTCATCACCGGTAGCTGGGTGCTCGGACTCCTTGCTGCGGTCGTCACCGAAATCGTCGTCCTTCGGCTCGCCGACTGGACAGCCGAACTTGGACAAGCGTACTTCGGGATTCCGGGGACGAGCCTTCCCCACGCGCAGAGCGTCCTGCAGGCCCCGTTCGTCTTCGCCATCGACCGCTGTCTGCGGGCGCTCCCAGTCATCGGGTCGCTGGAGGTCAGCCCCGAGGCTATCGAGGAGCGAATCGGCGTCCTTGGAGAACCGGTCCTGCTCGGCTTCCTCGTCGGCCTGTTCATCAGTCTCCTCGCACAGCAGCCACCTATGGACGGCTTCCGAACCGCGGTTTACGTCGCTGGCTTGCTGACCATCCTCCCCGAGATGGTCGAGTTCCTCGTCGACGGCCTCGACCCCGTCGTCGAAAAGGCGTCCACCCGGGTCAACGAGAGCGACCGATTCGGTGGCGACACGGTCGTCATCGGCATCGACGCCGGAGCCATCGTGTTCGCCGACACGACCGCGGTCGTGGCCGGACTCTTGCTCATCCCTTATGCGCTGGGTCTCGCGTTCATCCCCGGTATCGTCGTCATGCCGCTGGCAGACCTGGTCGTCTTGCCGATATTCTGCATGTGGGCCGCCGCGATCAGCCGGGGGAACCTCGTCCGCACCGTCATCGGCGGCGGCATCATGACGACCATCGTGACGGTCGCGAGTACCGTCCTCGCGCCGTATATCACCGAGATCGGGACCGCGACTGGTGGTCTGCAGACGGTCGATACGAACGGTTCCGAACTCGTCTCCGCTCTCAGTGCTGGCGGCCACTGGTGGTCGCTCGGACTGTTCAGCCCGCTCGGACTCTCGGCTGGCGTCAGCGAAGCGGTCGTGCTTGCGGGCGTGGGCTCCGTCGTGCTCGCGTACGGGTGCTACCGGTGGACGAGACACATGCCCGCTCAGGTGGCCGCGAATTTCGATACGGAGTCCAGTGACGGGGTCGAACGGAAGACGGTGGTCGCACCTGCCGAAACCGACGATTGACTGTCCAGTCTGGCGAGAGAGAACGTCTCGACGAGCCGGCGACAGGTAGTCGTTAGTGTCTGGGTCGCCGCCTCGCCGTCTCGACCACGGTTGCGGTCTCGTCGACCGTGACCGCCAGCGTCTCATCGCCAGCGTCGATGGGGACGACGTACCGCGGTGGGTCGGTCGAAGCGACGGTCACCCCTGCATCGTCGAGGCAGAAATCGAACGTCCAGAACCGGCGGTCGTCGACGTAGATTCCGTGGTCACCGAGGAACGAGACGACTTCGGGGTCCGAAAGCAACCGGAGTCCGATGGTCGAGCCGACGGTGCTGCCGCAGTCCTCGCAGCTGCTCGTGGCCGCGTAGTCGATGTACCAGCCGGGGTCCGCATCGACCGTCGTCTGCATCCTGCCGCTACAGTGTGGGCAGACTCCGCGGTGGGCGAGCGTGAAGTCGCGCCAGAGTCGCTGGGAGTATGCATCGAGGAAGTCATCGGCGTTACGCGCTGCCCGGCCACGCGGGGGGAAATAGCCGTAGTGGACCAGGGTCTCACACGCGGGGCACCCGAGTTCGAGGTCGCCATCTTCGTAGGTCGCGTGGAGCTCGGTGCCGCATTCGGGGCAGTTCGCGCCAGCCGGTTCGTCGATGGGGGCTGGAGTCGGGCCGAACCGTTCGTCGAGGACCAGGTCGACCGCCTTGGCCCCGGCCGGGGTGAGGTGGTACCCGTCGTCGGTCTTGGTGACGAATCGAGCCACGAGTTTGTCGAGGTGGTAGTTGAACCGGCCGCTGTCCTCGAAGCCTGCCGCCTCCTGGAGCGCGGCGAATCCAAGCGGGTCGGACTGCCAGAGTGCGAGCAGGATGTCGATGCGTGCCTCGTCCGCGAGCGCGCCCAGCGCGGCTGCTGCCTCCGCCGCGTCCACGTCGCCGGTGCGCTCTTCCATACCCGTTCTTCGGCGAGCAGTCCCCTGAACCTGTCCCTCTGGACCGAAGAAAACTTCTGCTGAACCTTATTGCGCGCTGTCCCCAATCTCCGGTATCAGAATGACAGCCCCAATCAGCACTGGCATCATCGGGACGGGTGGGTTCGGCACGTTCTTCGGCGAACAGTTGGCCGAGGTCGAGGCTGCGTCGATAGCCGCCATCGCCGACGTGAGCGAGGAGAACCGAAACCGGGCGGGCGACCAGTTCGGCGTCCCGGCCAAGTCGCGATACGAGGACTACGAGGAGATGCTCGCCGAGGCGGACATCGACGCCGTCGTCATTTCGACACCCCATACGCTCCACTACGAGATGATCACGGCCGCGATGGATGCGGGCCTCCACGTGATGTGCGAGAAGCCCCTGACCACCGACCTCGGTCACGCGAAAGACCTGGTCAGGCGCGCCGACGAGCGCGACACGATCCTCATGGTCGGCTACCAGCGCCACCTCAGTCCGGCGTTCATGCTGGCCAGAGACGAACTCGCTGGCAGCGAGCCGAAGTTCATCACCGCGGAGATCACCCAGAACTGGCTCGCGGCGACCGGCGGGACGTGGCGGCACGACCCCGACCTCAGCGGCGGTGGTCAGCTCTACGATACCGGGAGTCACCTCGTCGACGCCGTCCTCTGGACCACCGGCCTGGTCCCTGATTCGGTCTCGGCCGAGATGGTGTACGAGGACGAGGCCGAACGTGTCGATATCCAGGCCGTCCTCAATGTGACGTTCGAGAACGGGTGCGTCGCGAGCCTCTCCGTCTCCGGCGACTCACCGCGGGTAAGCGAACACATCCGTCTCTGGAGCGACGACGGCGGCGTCCGCATCGACGGGACCGACTGGGACGAACGTGAGGTCTCCGTCGTCGAACCGGACGGGACGGAGGTGTCCCCATCGACCGAGGGCGTCGAGAACCGCAACCGGGCGGAGGCGTTCATCGACGCCATCGTCCACGGCGAGACCCCACCGGCGACGGCCCGCGACGCGCTGGCGGTGACTGCGGTCACCGAGGCCGCCTACGAATCGGCACGAACTGGCGAGAGGGTCAGCGTCGACCTCGACATCTCCGAGTAGGGACGACGGTTCCAGAAGATTTCTTCACAACGTCGGCGGACGGTCGGTTCTCGTTCGATACCGCCCCCAGTTTCCTCACGAGGTAGTCGGGGGTCCAGCGGGCCTGTATCAGGAGCGTCCCGGACTAACTCCGGAAACCGACGACGAACGCGGTTCACCGAGAACCTGGAAGCCACTGAAGATACCTTCTGAATACCGTTATGGGGAGCGAAACC contains these protein-coding regions:
- a CDS encoding AIR synthase family protein codes for the protein MSKLSPADLDRYIFSRTGAANEDLLVGPGYGEDAAAIATDEGTMVVSTDPISLAAERIGTLGVAIASNDVAACGGVPEWLVSTILLPDPDVDLIDDITAQLDDEASRLGISIVGGHTETVAGLARPLLSLTCMGPTDRYVPTSGAEPGDVVILTKGAGIEATAVLATDFRADLTERGVESETIDRATGFFDDISVLPEAAVLGSVATAMHDPTEGGVLNGLVELACASAVRLDVSRGDVPVRPETQTLCDAMAVDPLRVLGSGGMLASVPEAKAEQTLSALRAEGIEASIVATVDEPAAEDEIGVYADGERFTGGVRDDMYDLWD
- a CDS encoding alanine--glyoxylate aminotransferase family protein, coding for MQMTPGPTAVPPRVRDRMSDPMPNPDVEQAFFDMYDDVCENLQTVYGTDDDDVIVMGGEGILGLEAAIASTVALGDEVLCISNGLYGDGFADFVENYGGDPTLVGADYTDPLDVEAVEAALDDGDYKVATMVHCETPTGTLNDIEPVLELCHEHDVLTVVDAVSSLGGTPVPSEHIDINLGASQKAFSSPPGLTTVAVSDRAWAVTEERDPNSLYTNLLPWRDTSDMFPYTHLVANVAALDESLSMLLDEGIDSVYERHETAAARCRERGAELGLDLYPDAERSAPTVTAFHLPGEAATVQHELEEEHDIVLSTGLGDLADDILRVGHMGYNAKVEKVEQVMDALEQVLTE
- a CDS encoding PTS transporter subunit IIC produces the protein MYDLSGRLVREAFSTLSLAPELLLQADGGVQLLEQVQSLFSAMGPALLMPVIVFLLGVVVGLPVLSAVRSGLLVGVAFVGIFALLDFVLGPIAQTVQALATVWNLNLVGLDIGWAPVSGFAWAMGVTALIIPLGLGVNLIMLALGWTRTLDADIWNYWQWALNAAIVYVITGSWVLGLLAAVVTEIVVLRLADWTAELGQAYFGIPGTSLPHAQSVLQAPFVFAIDRCLRALPVIGSLEVSPEAIEERIGVLGEPVLLGFLVGLFISLLAQQPPMDGFRTAVYVAGLLTILPEMVEFLVDGLDPVVEKASTRVNESDRFGGDTVVIGIDAGAIVFADTTAVVAGLLLIPYALGLAFIPGIVVMPLADLVVLPIFCMWAAAISRGNLVRTVIGGGIMTTIVTVASTVLAPYITEIGTATGGLQTVDTNGSELVSALSAGGHWWSLGLFSPLGLSAGVSEAVVLAGVGSVVLAYGCYRWTRHMPAQVAANFDTESSDGVERKTVVAPAETDD
- a CDS encoding ArsR family transcriptional regulator, which gives rise to MEERTGDVDAAEAAAALGALADEARIDILLALWQSDPLGFAALQEAAGFEDSGRFNYHLDKLVARFVTKTDDGYHLTPAGAKAVDLVLDERFGPTPAPIDEPAGANCPECGTELHATYEDGDLELGCPACETLVHYGYFPPRGRAARNADDFLDAYSQRLWRDFTLAHRGVCPHCSGRMQTTVDADPGWYIDYAATSSCEDCGSTVGSTIGLRLLSDPEVVSFLGDHGIYVDDRRFWTFDFCLDDAGVTVASTDPPRYVVPIDAGDETLAVTVDETATVVETARRRPRH
- a CDS encoding Gfo/Idh/MocA family protein; protein product: MTAPISTGIIGTGGFGTFFGEQLAEVEAASIAAIADVSEENRNRAGDQFGVPAKSRYEDYEEMLAEADIDAVVISTPHTLHYEMITAAMDAGLHVMCEKPLTTDLGHAKDLVRRADERDTILMVGYQRHLSPAFMLARDELAGSEPKFITAEITQNWLAATGGTWRHDPDLSGGGQLYDTGSHLVDAVLWTTGLVPDSVSAEMVYEDEAERVDIQAVLNVTFENGCVASLSVSGDSPRVSEHIRLWSDDGGVRIDGTDWDEREVSVVEPDGTEVSPSTEGVENRNRAEAFIDAIVHGETPPATARDALAVTAVTEAAYESARTGERVSVDLDISE